A genomic region of Raphanus sativus cultivar WK10039 chromosome 6, ASM80110v3, whole genome shotgun sequence contains the following coding sequences:
- the LOC108835767 gene encoding uncharacterized protein LOC108835767 produces MAVSFPRLPRWLCGGGGNTKKDSKGSPPSLNHSLKKSKTGSSSLKKMKRGGGEEGKMGNVLFPEPDDPEWSIGWVEPHGPGFKSEDDTGGGGGFVVLVPCYKKVIGGSGNQIPTAGFLSPATTDGKNIEQWLSSMGKL; encoded by the exons atGGCAGTCTCTTTCCCTCGTCTTCCGAGGTGGttgtgtggtggtggtggtaacaCTAAGAAAGACTCAAAAGGATCTCCTCCTTCACTGAATCATTCACTGAAGAAGTCTAAGACTGGATCTTCTTctttgaagaagatgaaaagaggaggaggagaggaggGGAAGATGGGGAATGTGTTGTTCCCTGAACCAGATGATCCTGAGTGGTCCATTGGTTGGGTGGAGCCACATGGTCCAGGGTTTAAAAGCGAGGATGatactggtggtggtggtgggtttgtGGTTCTTGTTCCTTGTTACAAGAAAGTGATTGGTGGTTCAGGGAATCAGATTCCAACTGCTGGCTTCCTCTCTCCTGCTACTACTg ATGGGAAGAATATTGAACAGTGGCTGTCTTCTATGGGGAAGCTGTAA